The following proteins come from a genomic window of Nostoc sp. ATCC 53789:
- the hetF gene encoding cell division protein HetF, whose product MTQEFHISVTPVGQNDYLVRTEQVAPGVPLAEELVTWPVADWLIAAGHLMNDPLKSVLQGDPFTSGGHESNIARNSVNLVALGQQFYNALFQGTLRDSWITAQGIAQNHQQVLRLRLGLKDTRLARLPWEVMHAGDRPLATGPYVAFSRFQSGILGGSPLRSRNSFTTREQGGVKVLMVIASPSDQVRLDLQKQEAIKLQAELHRQTSRLAEGNNRFPEIELTVLDQPGREELTQALEQGRYQVLHYSGHSNLGGNGGEIYLVSRRTGLTEILSGDDLAGLLVNNNIQMAVFNSCLGAYTAASDPSGDTGERNLAESLVKRGIRSVLAMSERIPDEVALTLTQLFYRNLSQGYPVDLCVSRVRQGLISAYGSHQMYWALPILYLQPESDGFLSEEIEVSESPDLRDQYNSPLGITSTMYSAMSTTGYANADDSDMPLGMEEMIPAGLARDSSGLDWLGEDTWGDLVDEIEYDDPSYEEDSAIVSDLFRQLDNQKATTEPDQQILENNFQQSQISEEMTSLEEEGDLWGEIPAPPPVITGKLQGNQQNSEFSRRHSPTQASQPAPPRHRTQRRKLWPIVGIVGISALVAAIALNWWWQNRSQLATLPNIPAIPTDSLPIQKQQNIDLETASTGIVTTSATQKLSQGDLQGGLLAVEELLNRGALAAAETALKLVPNKQVDDPSVNFYKGRLAWQSIGTGDNNYSVDDARRYWETAAKAKPESLLYNNALGFAYYAEGNLNRANDSWFKALNLALKEQNTDSKTAVPEDALTSYAGLALGLYKSALSQSSGKQTQYLNEAIKLRQMVLNSDSVNFQVDKLAKNWLWTEKAIEDWRSLLQEKGE is encoded by the coding sequence GTGACCCAGGAATTTCACATTTCCGTAACCCCAGTAGGGCAAAATGACTACTTGGTGCGGACGGAACAAGTCGCGCCTGGGGTACCATTGGCAGAAGAATTGGTGACTTGGCCTGTAGCTGATTGGTTAATAGCTGCTGGGCATTTGATGAATGACCCGTTGAAGTCGGTGTTGCAGGGAGATCCATTTACCTCTGGTGGGCACGAAAGTAATATCGCCAGAAACTCTGTTAACTTGGTGGCATTGGGTCAACAATTTTATAACGCCTTGTTTCAAGGCACTCTCAGAGATAGTTGGATTACTGCCCAAGGTATTGCCCAGAATCACCAACAAGTACTACGCTTACGCTTGGGGCTAAAGGACACTAGATTAGCTCGTCTACCTTGGGAAGTGATGCACGCAGGCGATCGCCCTCTGGCTACTGGGCCTTATGTGGCTTTTTCTCGCTTCCAAAGTGGCATTTTGGGGGGTTCTCCTTTGCGATCGCGCAATAGTTTCACAACACGAGAACAAGGTGGCGTGAAAGTATTGATGGTAATTGCTTCTCCCTCAGATCAAGTCCGCCTTGACTTACAGAAACAGGAAGCGATTAAACTGCAAGCGGAACTTCACCGTCAAACATCACGACTTGCTGAAGGTAACAATCGTTTCCCAGAAATTGAACTCACTGTTTTAGACCAACCAGGACGGGAAGAACTGACGCAAGCCCTAGAACAAGGCAGATACCAAGTTCTCCACTACTCTGGTCATAGTAACTTAGGCGGCAATGGCGGAGAAATTTATCTTGTTAGTCGCAGAACTGGCTTAACGGAAATCTTGAGTGGAGACGATCTGGCAGGTCTGCTCGTCAACAATAATATTCAAATGGCAGTGTTTAATTCCTGCTTGGGGGCGTACACAGCTGCATCCGATCCATCTGGAGATACGGGTGAACGTAATCTGGCAGAAAGTCTCGTAAAGCGCGGAATTAGAAGCGTTTTGGCTATGTCAGAACGCATTCCTGATGAAGTGGCACTGACACTCACACAATTGTTTTACCGCAACTTGAGTCAGGGATATCCTGTAGATTTGTGCGTTAGTCGGGTACGCCAAGGATTAATTTCTGCTTATGGTTCTCACCAGATGTACTGGGCATTACCGATTTTATATCTCCAGCCAGAATCTGACGGTTTTCTCAGTGAAGAAATTGAGGTATCCGAAAGTCCAGACTTGCGGGATCAGTATAATTCACCTTTAGGAATAACTTCCACGATGTACTCTGCGATGTCTACGACGGGCTACGCCAACGCAGATGATAGCGATATGCCTTTAGGAATGGAAGAAATGATTCCTGCTGGTTTGGCGCGTGACTCTTCTGGGTTGGACTGGCTGGGTGAGGATACTTGGGGCGATCTCGTTGATGAAATTGAGTATGATGACCCAAGTTATGAGGAAGATTCTGCGATCGTTTCCGATTTGTTTCGTCAGCTAGATAACCAAAAAGCTACAACTGAACCGGATCAACAAATTCTAGAAAATAATTTTCAGCAAAGCCAGATTTCAGAAGAGATGACTTCTCTGGAAGAAGAAGGAGATTTATGGGGAGAAATCCCGGCACCGCCCCCTGTAATTACTGGTAAATTGCAAGGAAATCAGCAAAATTCTGAGTTTTCCCGTAGGCATAGCCCAACCCAGGCATCGCAACCAGCCCCACCAAGACATCGTACCCAACGCCGCAAATTGTGGCCAATTGTGGGTATTGTGGGAATCAGTGCCTTAGTAGCTGCGATCGCTTTAAATTGGTGGTGGCAAAATCGATCTCAACTGGCAACTCTGCCAAACATCCCAGCAATTCCCACCGATTCTTTACCTATCCAAAAACAGCAAAATATCGATTTAGAAACAGCAAGCACTGGAATTGTCACCACTAGCGCTACGCAAAAATTGAGCCAGGGAGATTTGCAAGGTGGGTTGTTGGCTGTAGAAGAATTACTCAATCGTGGCGCACTAGCTGCGGCGGAAACTGCCCTTAAACTTGTTCCAAATAAGCAAGTTGATGATCCATCTGTCAACTTTTATAAGGGACGATTAGCTTGGCAGTCTATCGGGACTGGAGACAATAACTATAGCGTCGATGATGCCCGCCGTTACTGGGAAACTGCTGCAAAAGCTAAACCAGAATCGCTTTTGTATAATAACGCTTTAGGATTTGCCTACTACGCAGAAGGCAATCTAAATCGAGCCAATGATTCTTGGTTCAAGGCTTTGAATTTAGCTCTCAAAGAACAAAATACAGATTCAAAGACGGCAGTTCCTGAAGATGCTTTAACTTCTTATGCTGGTTTAGCTCTTGGACTGTATAAATCTGCACTTAGTCAATCTAGTGGTAAGCAGACACAGTATCTTAATGAAGCGATCAAGTTACGGCAAATGGTTCTCAACTCTGATTCAGTAAATTTCCAGGTTGATAAATTAGCTAAAAATTGGCTGTGGACAGAGAAGGCGATTGAAGATTGGCGATCGCTCCTTCAGGAGAAAGGTGAATAA
- a CDS encoding COR domain-containing protein has product MADTPEHFLEKIREAEDEHLKELDLSNYLGTNNKEKLTEIPAEVFELEWLEVLNLSDNQITTLPEAISRLQQLTTLDLSRNKLTTLPEAIASLQQLTTLDVSYNRLMTLPEAIACLHQLTSLNLKDNKLTTLPKAIASLQQLTTLDLSYNRLKTLPEVIASLQQLTTLDLSRNRLTILSEAIASLQQLTTLDLSRNRLTILSEAIARLQQLTSLHLSYNQLTTLPEAIARLQQLTFLHLSGNQLTTLPEGIASLQQLTSLHLSYNPIEKPPPEIVQKGIEAIRDYFRQLQAEGTDYLYEAKLLIVGEGGAGKTTLAKKIENQNYQLREEETTKGIEVIQWGFPMENGREFLVNIWDFGGQEIYHATHQFFLTKRSLYVLVADTRKEDTDFYYWLNVVQLLSDNSPLLIIKNEKQNRHREINERELRGQFTNLKETLPTNLATNRGLEQALEQIKHYVKNLPHIGSPLPKTWVRVREALESDAHNYINLDEYLNICQQNGFTQRNDKLQLSSYLHDLGVCLHFQEDPLLNKTVILKPKWGTDAVYKVLDNEKVIRNLGSFTRSDLANIWCEDEYATMHDELLRLMINFKLCYEIPRSQGKYIAPQLLSANQSSYNWDETNNLILRYKYDFMPKGIITQFIVAMHELMNEQQCVWKSGVVLSKDQTKAEVIEYYGKREIKIRVSGRYKRDLMTIVTHELDKIHDSYTRLKYNKLIPCNCDTCKDNQEPHFYLFEELRQFIADKQDQIQCRKKPYKMVNVLGLIDDVMDKHQFIQQEEIRRSGDNYYINAKEVQIQKENNLMSNQSPQEEKPKSEDIKLPFAFRNGMFYLFVFVVVFCLIAFFGGSLPFHYLALAIIGTAIFIVLIGVLQLRQDNRLSEKSFVDLTKMVLEQLPLISNIIKQFQGNK; this is encoded by the coding sequence ATGGCAGACACGCCTGAACATTTCCTTGAGAAAATCCGAGAAGCAGAAGATGAACATCTAAAAGAATTAGATTTAAGCAATTATTTGGGTACAAATAACAAGGAAAAATTAACAGAGATTCCTGCTGAGGTATTTGAACTAGAATGGTTGGAGGTTTTGAATTTAAGCGACAACCAAATAACGACGCTACCAGAAGCGATCAGCCGCTTGCAACAACTCACCACCCTGGATTTAAGCCGCAACAAATTAACGACACTGCCAGAAGCGATCGCCAGTCTGCAACAACTTACCACCCTGGATGTAAGCTACAACCGATTAATGACACTGCCAGAAGCGATCGCCTGCCTGCACCAACTCACTTCTCTAAACTTAAAAGACAACAAATTAACGACGCTGCCAAAAGCGATCGCCAGTCTGCAACAACTCACCACCCTGGATTTAAGCTACAACCGATTAAAGACGCTGCCAGAAGTGATCGCCAGTCTGCAACAACTCACCACCCTGGATTTAAGCCGCAACCGATTAACGATACTGTCAGAAGCGATCGCCAGTCTGCAACAACTCACCACCCTGGATTTAAGCCGCAACCGATTAACGATACTGTCAGAAGCGATCGCCCGTTTGCAACAACTCACTTCCCTGCATTTAAGCTACAACCAATTAACGACGCTGCCAGAAGCGATCGCCCGTTTGCAACAACTCACTTTCCTGCATTTAAGCGGCAACCAATTAACAACATTGCCAGAAGGGATCGCTAGTCTGCAACAACTCACTTCCCTGCATTTAAGCTACAACCCGATCGAAAAGCCACCGCCAGAAATTGTTCAAAAAGGTATTGAGGCGATTAGAGATTATTTTCGACAACTGCAAGCAGAAGGCACAGATTATCTGTATGAAGCAAAGTTATTAATTGTCGGCGAAGGAGGAGCAGGGAAGACAACACTGGCGAAGAAAATTGAAAACCAAAATTATCAACTTCGAGAGGAAGAGACTACAAAGGGAATTGAGGTCATCCAGTGGGGTTTCCCAATGGAAAATGGGCGAGAATTTCTAGTCAACATCTGGGACTTTGGGGGGCAAGAGATTTATCATGCTACTCACCAGTTTTTCCTCACTAAGCGTTCCCTCTACGTTTTAGTGGCAGACACCCGTAAGGAAGACACGGATTTTTATTACTGGCTGAATGTAGTACAACTGTTGAGCGATAACAGTCCCCTACTAATCATCAAAAATGAGAAGCAAAACCGCCACCGAGAAATCAATGAACGTGAGTTACGGGGGCAGTTTACTAATTTGAAGGAAACTTTACCAACAAACCTTGCTACCAACAGAGGTTTAGAACAAGCTTTAGAACAAATTAAGCATTACGTTAAAAACCTACCTCATATTGGCAGTCCGCTCCCAAAAACCTGGGTTAGAGTCCGGGAAGCTTTGGAGAGTGATGCACACAATTACATCAACTTGGATGAATATCTGAACATCTGCCAACAAAATGGGTTTACCCAAAGAAATGATAAGTTGCAATTAAGCAGTTATCTTCACGATTTGGGAGTATGCTTGCACTTCCAAGAAGACCCACTTTTGAACAAAACTGTCATCCTTAAACCCAAGTGGGGAACTGATGCAGTCTACAAAGTGCTGGATAATGAAAAGGTGATTCGCAACCTGGGTAGTTTCACGCGGTCTGACTTGGCAAACATCTGGTGTGAAGACGAATACGCCACGATGCATGATGAACTGTTGCGCCTGATGATCAACTTCAAGCTGTGCTACGAAATTCCTAGAAGCCAAGGAAAGTATATTGCCCCGCAACTGCTATCTGCTAATCAATCCTCATATAACTGGGATGAAACCAACAACCTGATTCTGCGTTACAAATATGACTTCATGCCCAAGGGCATCATCACCCAGTTCATTGTTGCCATGCATGAGTTGATGAATGAACAACAATGTGTCTGGAAAAGCGGCGTTGTTCTCAGCAAAGACCAGACGAAGGCTGAAGTGATTGAATATTACGGCAAGCGGGAGATTAAGATTCGAGTCTCAGGTCGTTACAAAAGAGATTTGATGACCATAGTTACACATGAACTCGATAAAATTCATGACTCGTATACACGACTGAAGTACAACAAGTTAATCCCCTGTAATTGCGACACCTGCAAAGATAACCAAGAGCCACACTTTTATTTATTTGAGGAATTGCGACAGTTTATTGCCGATAAGCAAGACCAGATTCAATGTCGCAAGAAACCCTACAAAATGGTGAATGTCTTGGGCTTAATTGATGATGTAATGGACAAACACCAATTTATTCAGCAAGAAGAAATCAGACGAAGCGGAGATAATTATTATATAAACGCTAAAGAAGTTCAAATTCAAAAAGAGAATAATCTTATGTCTAATCAATCTCCGCAAGAAGAAAAGCCAAAGTCAGAAGATATTAAACTTCCGTTTGCTTTTCGCAATGGAATGTTCTATTTATTTGTATTTGTAGTTGTATTTTGTCTAATTGCATTTTTTGGTGGTTCGCTACCATTTCATTATCTAGCTTTAGCAATTATTGGAACAGCAATATTTATTGTCTTAATAGGCGTTCTGCAACTCCGTCAAGATAACCGCCTTTCTGAGAAATCTTTTGTAGATTTAACAAAAATGGTACTGGAACAGTTGCCTTTAATTAGTAATATTATTAAGCAGTTTCAAGGCAACAAATAA
- a CDS encoding Uma2 family endonuclease, producing the protein MTQSLTKQVTFDEFIAWYPENSQRRYELHDGVIVEMAPPTGEHEQIVGFLVGEIVTEYKRLKLPYFIPKTAFIKPNQSEAAYSPDVLLLNNSNLVNEPLWKKESTVSQAASIPLVIEVVSTNWRDDYFTKAGKYEEVGIPEYWIVDYLGLGGRNFIGNPKQPTISIYQLIEGEYQVRQFRGSDRIQSLAFPEFNLTAEQIFRAGEVA; encoded by the coding sequence ATGACTCAATCCTTAACCAAACAAGTAACATTTGATGAATTTATTGCTTGGTATCCAGAAAACTCACAACGACGCTATGAACTTCATGACGGAGTAATTGTTGAAATGGCTCCTCCCACAGGTGAACATGAACAAATTGTTGGATTTTTAGTTGGGGAAATAGTTACAGAATACAAACGTTTAAAACTACCTTATTTCATTCCCAAAACAGCTTTCATTAAACCGAATCAGAGCGAAGCAGCTTACTCACCAGATGTACTGTTGTTGAATAACTCTAATTTAGTCAATGAACCTCTGTGGAAAAAAGAATCTACTGTAAGCCAAGCGGCATCAATTCCTTTAGTAATTGAAGTGGTAAGTACCAACTGGCGAGACGACTATTTTACCAAAGCAGGTAAATACGAAGAGGTCGGAATACCTGAATATTGGATTGTAGATTATCTAGGTTTAGGTGGTAGAAACTTTATTGGCAATCCTAAACAACCAACTATTTCGATTTACCAATTAATTGAAGGTGAGTATCAAGTTAGGCAATTTAGGGGAAGCGATCGCATTCAGTCGCTAGCATTTCCAGAGTTTAATTTAACTGCTGAACAGATTTTTCGGGCTGGAGAAGTCGCGTAA
- a CDS encoding type II toxin-antitoxin system VapC family toxin: MQFVLDCSVAISWCLVDENNGYANDILAMMPDSEAFVPGIWSLEIANTLVVAERRNRMTKKQSEQAIALLQSLLIQVDLFTDAKALDATLNLARQEALASYDAAYLELALRLQLPLATLDIRLAEAATRCCVGLVVVNEET, encoded by the coding sequence ATGCAGTTTGTTTTGGATTGTTCTGTAGCAATTAGCTGGTGTTTGGTGGATGAAAACAATGGTTATGCTAATGACATACTCGCAATGATGCCTGATTCTGAAGCTTTTGTACCAGGAATTTGGTCGTTGGAAATTGCTAATACCCTTGTCGTGGCTGAACGACGTAACCGTATGACTAAGAAACAATCTGAGCAAGCTATTGCTTTGTTACAGTCACTATTAATTCAGGTTGACTTATTTACGGATGCAAAGGCGTTGGATGCAACCTTGAACCTAGCACGACAGGAAGCTTTAGCATCTTATGACGCAGCTTATTTAGAATTGGCGCTGCGGTTACAATTGCCGTTAGCAACTCTTGATATTCGGTTAGCAGAGGCGGCGACTCGTTGCTGTGTGGGGTTAGTAGTTGTTAACGAGGAAACATGA
- a CDS encoding type 1 glutamine amidotransferase, with protein sequence MSSQNLELTIGWLYPTLMSTYGDRGNVITIERRAEWRGYDVKVLPLDQNATAADIKTVDVIVGGGAQDRQQEIVMRDLQGAKADAMREKIENGTPGVFTCGSPQLLGHYYEPGLGQRIDGLGILDLVSVHPGENTKRCIGNLVIEVTASRLAQELREMTGTTPYLVGFENHGGRTKLGKVEALGRVVYGLGNNGEDGTEGAFYQNAIATYSHGPLLPKNPFVADWLIQTALRLKYQQEITLKPFDDSLAAQAREAMFKRLKVSLPSAAAAKV encoded by the coding sequence ATGAGTTCTCAAAATTTAGAATTAACAATAGGTTGGTTGTACCCGACGCTGATGAGTACTTATGGCGATCGTGGTAATGTAATTACTATAGAACGTCGCGCCGAGTGGCGGGGATACGATGTTAAAGTGTTACCCCTAGATCAAAATGCCACAGCCGCAGATATTAAAACTGTAGATGTCATAGTTGGTGGTGGCGCACAAGATCGTCAGCAAGAAATTGTCATGCGTGATTTGCAAGGTGCAAAAGCCGACGCAATGCGCGAAAAAATCGAAAATGGAACACCAGGAGTATTTACTTGTGGTTCTCCCCAATTACTTGGACATTATTATGAACCAGGCTTAGGACAACGGATTGATGGTTTAGGAATACTCGATTTAGTTTCTGTGCATCCTGGTGAAAATACTAAGCGCTGTATTGGTAACTTGGTAATTGAAGTGACAGCTTCACGCCTAGCGCAAGAATTGCGAGAGATGACTGGAACTACACCATATTTGGTAGGCTTTGAAAATCACGGCGGACGCACCAAACTGGGAAAAGTGGAAGCTTTGGGGCGCGTGGTGTACGGTTTGGGAAATAATGGTGAAGATGGTACAGAGGGAGCATTTTATCAGAATGCGATCGCTACTTATTCTCACGGCCCTTTATTACCGAAAAATCCTTTTGTCGCCGATTGGTTAATTCAAACAGCATTGCGGCTAAAGTATCAGCAGGAAATTACCTTAAAACCTTTTGACGATAGCCTCGCTGCACAAGCACGAGAAGCGATGTTTAAGCGATTGAAAGTGAGTTTACCAAGTGCTGCTGCGGCGAAAGTTTAA
- a CDS encoding Mur ligase family protein, protein MGNKIQFIDRLRLGFAVSVAKSVTFIVRSLRLGAASVLPGSIARRIEPRLLELLSQQVKNGVILIAGTNGKTTTALLLCTILERKGFRVTHNSTGANLENGLMTALLESTNLLGTLNTDYAILEVDENIVPRVLKPLQPRIILCLNLFRDQLDRYGEVDTISKRWTKVISTLPTETVVIPNADDPTLSNLGQQLPQRVLFFGLNEPEHYLEAIPHAVDSIYCPKCGHSLDYKGVYLSHLGDFTCPKCGFTKSKPTLESSEWSQILVGLYNKYNTLAAATAAIELGVDEVTIRDTINTFQAAFGRAEDLVINGKRVRILLSKNPVGTNETIRVVTQSTDKTTLLVLNDRTPDGTDVSWIWDVDTEKLVERGGTLVVSGDRVYDMALRLRYSQKSHDSNLNLIVEEDLRQAIATALEHTPDNETLHILPTYSAMLEVREVLTGRKIL, encoded by the coding sequence GTGGGAAACAAAATTCAATTCATAGATAGGCTGCGATTGGGTTTCGCGGTGTCAGTGGCAAAAAGTGTGACGTTTATAGTGCGATCGCTCCGTCTGGGTGCTGCTAGTGTATTACCAGGCTCGATTGCTCGTCGCATTGAACCCCGACTTTTAGAATTATTGAGTCAGCAAGTTAAAAATGGAGTGATTTTAATTGCTGGTACTAACGGCAAAACCACTACAGCCCTGCTTTTATGCACAATCCTAGAACGCAAGGGTTTTCGCGTCACTCATAATTCTACAGGTGCAAATCTGGAAAATGGCTTGATGACGGCGCTGTTAGAAAGCACCAACTTACTAGGTACGCTAAATACTGATTACGCCATTTTAGAAGTGGATGAGAATATTGTCCCAAGAGTATTAAAGCCACTCCAGCCGCGAATTATTCTCTGTTTAAACTTGTTCCGCGACCAGCTTGATAGGTACGGCGAAGTAGATACAATTAGTAAACGTTGGACAAAAGTTATTTCCACCCTACCAACAGAAACGGTGGTAATTCCCAATGCTGATGACCCAACTTTATCTAACCTTGGTCAGCAGTTACCGCAACGAGTGTTATTCTTTGGCTTAAATGAACCAGAACATTATTTAGAAGCGATTCCTCACGCTGTTGATTCTATCTATTGCCCAAAATGTGGACATTCTCTAGATTACAAGGGTGTCTATTTATCTCATTTGGGAGATTTTACTTGTCCAAAGTGTGGTTTTACTAAAAGTAAACCGACTTTAGAAAGTAGTGAATGGTCGCAAATTCTAGTTGGTTTGTACAACAAATATAATACTTTAGCTGCTGCTACTGCGGCTATTGAGTTAGGAGTTGATGAAGTAACAATCAGAGATACTATTAATACCTTCCAAGCTGCCTTTGGTCGTGCAGAAGATTTAGTAATTAACGGTAAACGAGTGCGGATATTATTATCAAAAAATCCCGTAGGAACGAATGAAACCATTCGCGTAGTCACTCAAAGCACAGATAAAACCACACTATTGGTATTGAACGATCGCACACCCGATGGCACTGATGTATCCTGGATTTGGGACGTAGATACCGAGAAATTAGTCGAACGCGGCGGGACTTTAGTAGTGAGTGGCGATCGCGTCTACGATATGGCACTACGTCTACGTTACAGCCAAAAGTCCCATGACAGTAACTTAAATTTAATTGTCGAAGAAGATTTGCGACAAGCGATCGCAACTGCATTAGAGCATACACCAGACAATGAAACTCTGCACATTCTACCAACCTACTCAGCCATGCTAGAAGTGCGAGAAGTTCTCACTGGGCGTAAAATTCTTTAA
- a CDS encoding thylakoid membrane photosystem I accumulation factor, producing MNSTRFLFLHKQITSWQRWLSKCLLLLVSLFIISTQPAYAGLDNDLYDGNIFVVYAGNGSLVPPRQTLAQTLAEHKPIFLAFYLDDSSDSKRYAISISRVQEFYGRVAEIMPINVDTIPSKETYDPTEPGYYYSGSVPQVVVFNKAGEVVLDKKGQVPFEEIDDQFRKIFDLLPRTETAQLKRRAFNEFSSELAR from the coding sequence ATGAATAGCACAAGATTTCTTTTTTTACATAAACAAATTACTAGCTGGCAAAGGTGGTTGTCGAAATGCCTGTTGTTGCTTGTAAGTCTTTTCATTATAAGTACGCAACCTGCTTATGCTGGTCTCGATAATGATTTATATGATGGCAACATCTTCGTTGTTTATGCTGGCAACGGTTCATTAGTTCCTCCCAGACAGACACTCGCACAAACTTTAGCGGAACATAAACCGATATTTTTGGCTTTTTATTTGGATGACAGCAGCGATTCTAAAAGATATGCCATTTCTATCTCACGGGTACAGGAGTTCTACGGTCGGGTAGCAGAGATTATGCCGATTAATGTAGATACTATCCCGTCTAAAGAAACCTACGACCCTACAGAACCAGGATATTACTATTCTGGGTCTGTTCCTCAAGTCGTAGTATTTAATAAAGCAGGTGAGGTAGTTTTGGATAAAAAAGGTCAAGTACCTTTTGAAGAAATAGACGATCAATTTCGCAAAATCTTTGATTTATTACCACGTACTGAAACAGCACAGCTAAAGCGACGAGCTTTTAATGAGTTCAGTAGTGAGTTAGCTAGATAA